One stretch of Eggerthella lenta DSM 2243 DNA includes these proteins:
- a CDS encoding NAD(P)H-dependent glycerol-3-phosphate dehydrogenase: protein MKIAVIGAGSWGTALAQLLACNGNEVGLWARKPEVVEAVNASHANPRYLSEVELSPRIVATTSYEEALAGAQAAVIVTPSSVMRDVAGVLAEAVDDDFPVIICSKGVEEGSGLLPVEVFEAEMGNASRLAVLSGPNFAAEVIRGIPSGTVIASSNEETAAFFQQLFASETFRTYVSDDVCGVELCAAFKNVIAIAVGVSYGLGYGDNTAAMLMTRGLAEMSRLVVRCGGQAITCMGLAGTGDLVATCTSEHSRNRRFGKLLAEGGTLEEFAAQTHMVAEGALACKTLKTLADCYDVELPITDVVRSIAWEGADPHDVAKTLTSRPLTTEFYGL from the coding sequence ATGAAGATCGCGGTTATCGGGGCGGGGTCGTGGGGGACGGCACTCGCGCAGCTGCTGGCATGCAACGGCAACGAGGTGGGGCTATGGGCCCGCAAGCCCGAGGTGGTGGAGGCCGTCAACGCCTCGCATGCGAACCCGCGCTACCTGAGCGAGGTGGAGCTTTCCCCGCGCATCGTGGCCACGACCTCCTACGAGGAGGCCTTGGCGGGCGCGCAGGCCGCCGTCATCGTGACGCCGTCGAGCGTCATGCGCGACGTGGCCGGCGTGCTGGCCGAGGCGGTGGACGACGATTTCCCGGTGATCATCTGCTCGAAGGGCGTCGAGGAGGGAAGCGGCCTGCTGCCCGTGGAGGTGTTCGAGGCCGAGATGGGCAACGCGAGCCGCCTGGCCGTGCTGTCGGGGCCGAATTTCGCCGCGGAGGTTATCCGGGGCATCCCGTCGGGCACCGTCATCGCCAGCTCCAACGAGGAGACTGCGGCGTTCTTCCAGCAGCTGTTCGCGTCCGAGACGTTCCGCACCTACGTCAGCGACGACGTGTGCGGCGTGGAGCTGTGCGCGGCGTTCAAGAACGTAATAGCCATCGCCGTGGGCGTGTCCTACGGCCTGGGGTACGGCGACAACACGGCTGCCATGCTCATGACGCGCGGCTTGGCCGAGATGAGCCGCCTCGTCGTGCGCTGCGGCGGGCAGGCCATCACCTGCATGGGGCTGGCCGGCACGGGCGACCTCGTGGCCACGTGCACCTCCGAGCATTCGCGCAACCGTCGTTTCGGCAAGCTTCTGGCCGAAGGCGGCACGCTCGAGGAGTTCGCCGCGCAGACGCACATGGTCGCCGAAGGGGCGCTCGCGTGCAAGACGCTCAAGACCCTGGCGGACTGCTACGACGTGGAGCTTCCCATCACCGACGTCGTGCGCAGCATCGCCTGGGAGGGCGCCGACCCTCACGATGTGGCCAAGACCCTCACCAGCCGTCCGCTCACCACCGAGTTCTACGGGCTCTAG
- the plsY gene encoding glycerol-3-phosphate 1-O-acyltransferase PlsY has protein sequence MGDLLVAAGLFVAAFLLGSIPFGLIISKVFYHTDLREHGSGNIGTTNAIRTMGKVGGYAVFVLDFGKGLLSGVLAWAFSMQFLPGGGLEPGALVTYDTMLAVAFLGCVWGHIFCPWLGFKGGKGIAVAVGCLFVTFGWIGACLELLIFIVLVVATKRVSVGSIAAAAACPFFALYFFWGDWLAWLFCTVAGLTVVWAHRENIKRLRAGTESRIGDKGKKKEA, from the coding sequence ATGGGGGATTTGCTGGTTGCGGCCGGCCTGTTCGTCGCCGCGTTCCTGTTGGGATCCATTCCCTTCGGGCTGATCATCTCGAAGGTGTTCTACCATACCGACCTGCGCGAGCACGGCAGCGGCAACATCGGCACCACCAACGCTATCCGCACGATGGGCAAGGTGGGCGGCTACGCCGTGTTCGTGCTGGACTTCGGCAAGGGCCTGCTGTCGGGCGTATTGGCTTGGGCGTTCAGCATGCAGTTCCTGCCGGGCGGCGGCCTTGAGCCCGGCGCGCTCGTCACGTACGACACCATGCTGGCCGTGGCGTTCCTCGGCTGCGTGTGGGGCCATATCTTCTGTCCGTGGCTTGGCTTCAAGGGCGGCAAGGGGATCGCGGTGGCCGTGGGCTGCCTGTTCGTGACGTTCGGCTGGATCGGCGCCTGCCTCGAGCTGCTCATCTTCATCGTGCTCGTCGTGGCGACGAAGCGCGTGTCCGTCGGCTCCATCGCGGCGGCTGCGGCCTGCCCGTTCTTCGCGCTGTACTTCTTCTGGGGCGATTGGCTGGCCTGGCTGTTCTGTACCGTCGCCGGCCTGACCGTGGTCTGGGCGCACCGCGAGAACATCAAGCGTCTGCGAGCCGGCACCGAAAGCAGGATCGGCGACAAGGGCAAGAAGAAGGAAGCGTAG
- a CDS encoding methylated-DNA--[protein]-cysteine S-methyltransferase: MAARVGTHYAYRTPHGLVTIATSDRGVTRVVFGDAPLPGERRPSELANRTATELLEYFAGKRRAFDVPLAPAGTPFQLAVWRELERIPYGETLTTADVAALLDKPSSYRAVGNAVHKNPLAVLVPDHRIVGAGGAPLGANARLRGALLALERASAGEGS, encoded by the coding sequence ATGGCTGCACGCGTTGGCACGCATTACGCATATCGGACGCCGCACGGCCTCGTCACCATCGCCACGAGCGATCGCGGCGTCACCCGGGTCGTCTTCGGCGACGCACCGCTTCCGGGCGAGCGACGCCCGAGCGAGCTGGCGAACCGCACGGCCACCGAGCTGCTGGAGTACTTCGCCGGAAAAAGACGCGCGTTCGACGTGCCCTTGGCACCCGCAGGCACCCCGTTCCAGCTGGCCGTGTGGCGCGAGCTGGAACGCATCCCTTACGGGGAGACGCTCACCACCGCCGACGTCGCCGCCCTTCTGGACAAGCCGTCGTCGTACCGCGCGGTGGGCAACGCCGTGCACAAGAACCCGCTGGCGGTGCTCGTGCCCGATCACCGCATCGTGGGAGCGGGCGGCGCGCCCCTCGGCGCGAACGCACGGCTGCGCGGCGCGCTGTTGGCCTTGGAGCGCGCGAGCGCGGGCGAAGGCAGCTGA
- a CDS encoding extracellular solute-binding protein has protein sequence MKTRARTFIAALTVMATMAGLTSCAHSQPEPGYPICTENEIVTYEPTDTTKTVITIGRYTIFNSEPLQKALSERIPEASFAFVDAPGTNDVRAYVKEQAERNDLPDMVFSGMRVGSGEYAYDLSAEGFTGRYNLSALEKLSVDGALRQLPINSSVKGIFYNKTLFEEHGWEIPTTLDEFYDLCDAITAEGIRPFVPCLKYSVQDVGLGLTSREVFGTSEKRARYDDVVNKEASCEGLLEPYYETLKQLYDRGIVVESDFTSSLTQNRQAMYAGEIAMIPSDLSMYSLYEQEKPGCEIDFIGFPTDTPNERWMQMSLGVNMMASQKSMEDPQKKRILLDALDFLSSDEGQAVLFECFSGISNVKSYQQNIRPEFWDVKNCLDAGSIYFADRVGMTSDFETAFEWMRGNMTMQEIIKATDDFAPCNLYESMETPVIGKAAEDFTVLETSNLIADAMRDASGADVALLINNYYYKGNSGKLYQGDISLADRFNLRSVTTDDVLTTYEISGTDLKKLMEHPKIGGEEINATYALSGLKMEYTPWRAADQNVLSLTLPDGTEISDDAQYTVAAWAGSIDESYIGSVLEAHADAGTNVDLMTAYLGRVGEVSPAKDGRITLIWD, from the coding sequence ATGAAAACCCGGGCACGCACCTTTATAGCGGCTTTGACCGTCATGGCCACGATGGCGGGGCTGACCTCATGCGCGCACTCGCAACCGGAACCCGGCTACCCCATCTGCACGGAAAACGAGATCGTGACCTACGAGCCGACGGACACGACCAAAACCGTCATCACCATAGGTCGCTACACCATATTCAATTCGGAGCCGTTGCAAAAGGCTTTGAGCGAGCGCATACCCGAGGCGAGCTTCGCCTTCGTCGACGCCCCCGGCACCAACGACGTGAGGGCGTACGTCAAAGAGCAGGCTGAACGCAACGACCTACCCGATATGGTTTTCAGCGGCATGCGCGTGGGGTCGGGCGAATACGCGTACGATCTGTCCGCGGAAGGGTTCACGGGCCGCTACAACCTTTCGGCGCTTGAAAAGCTGAGCGTTGACGGAGCTTTGCGGCAACTGCCCATCAACAGCTCCGTCAAAGGCATTTTCTACAACAAAACGCTTTTCGAGGAGCACGGCTGGGAAATCCCGACAACCCTTGATGAGTTCTACGACCTTTGCGATGCCATCACAGCCGAAGGCATCCGTCCCTTCGTCCCTTGCCTGAAATATTCCGTGCAAGACGTTGGTTTGGGTCTGACCAGCCGAGAAGTGTTCGGCACGTCGGAAAAGCGCGCCCGGTACGATGACGTGGTCAACAAAGAGGCTTCCTGCGAAGGACTGCTTGAACCGTACTACGAGACGCTCAAGCAGCTGTACGATCGAGGGATCGTGGTGGAAAGCGATTTCACGTCGAGCCTTACCCAAAACCGTCAGGCCATGTATGCCGGAGAGATTGCGATGATCCCCAGCGATCTGTCGATGTACAGTCTGTACGAGCAGGAAAAACCCGGTTGCGAGATCGACTTCATAGGGTTTCCGACCGACACGCCCAACGAGCGATGGATGCAGATGTCTCTGGGCGTGAACATGATGGCCTCCCAAAAGTCCATGGAAGACCCGCAGAAGAAGCGCATCCTGCTTGACGCGCTGGACTTCCTGAGCTCGGACGAGGGGCAGGCCGTCCTGTTCGAGTGCTTCAGCGGCATAAGCAACGTCAAATCGTACCAACAGAACATTCGACCCGAGTTCTGGGACGTGAAGAACTGCCTTGACGCAGGCTCCATTTACTTCGCCGACAGAGTCGGTATGACGTCCGATTTCGAAACCGCATTCGAATGGATGCGCGGCAACATGACCATGCAGGAAATCATAAAGGCGACCGACGACTTCGCACCCTGCAATCTGTACGAATCGATGGAGACCCCCGTCATCGGAAAAGCGGCCGAGGATTTCACCGTGCTGGAGACCAGCAACCTTATAGCGGACGCCATGCGCGACGCCTCCGGTGCCGACGTAGCGCTGCTGATCAACAACTACTATTACAAAGGGAATTCCGGAAAGCTCTATCAAGGGGACATCTCCCTGGCCGACCGCTTCAACCTGCGCAGCGTCACGACCGACGATGTCCTGACGACATACGAGATCAGCGGAACGGATCTGAAAAAGCTCATGGAGCATCCGAAGATCGGCGGCGAAGAGATCAACGCGACGTACGCGCTCTCGGGTCTCAAGATGGAATACACGCCCTGGCGCGCCGCCGACCAGAACGTGCTGAGCCTGACGTTGCCCGACGGGACCGAGATCTCCGACGACGCGCAGTACACGGTGGCCGCCTGGGCCGGGTCGATCGACGAGTCGTACATCGGATCCGTCTTGGAAGCGCATGCGGACGCGGGGACGAACGTCGATTTGATGACCGCGTACTTGGGCCGCGTTGGCGAGGTTTCCCCTGCAAAAGATGGGCGTATCACGCTGATCTGGGACTGA
- the der gene encoding ribosome biogenesis GTPase Der: MPLPIVAVVGRPNVGKSTFVNRIAQADEAIVHEMRGVTRDRSYHEADWNGVDFKLIDTGGIEMGDDDAFQGSIRNQALAGANEADVILFLVDGKTGVNADDEAVARILRKTSKPVFLVVNKLDTPNRMDEVWEFYQLGLGDPWPVSAMHGHGTGDLLDEVVNELKKVDLPADADEEDGINVAIIGRPNAGKSSLTNKLTANDRSIVSDVAGTTRDAIDTHIVHDGQRYTIVDTAGLRRKSQIDEDVEYYGFVRAMRAIDRANVALLVIDSTLGLTDQDQRVAGFAAERGCAMVIVLNKWDLIEGPEAKAEIRERIADRLTFVGYAPVIAISALTGKKVDRIWDAVNAAYENYSQTIPTNRLNTWLAGIREFGHTVSKGKAVLRMKYVTQTATCPPQFTFFANRPDLVDDNFERYLENRLRENFELVGTPIRIKFKKKD, from the coding sequence ATGCCTTTACCCATCGTCGCGGTGGTCGGACGGCCGAACGTCGGCAAGTCCACCTTCGTCAACCGCATAGCCCAGGCCGACGAGGCCATCGTCCACGAGATGCGCGGCGTCACGCGCGACCGCTCCTACCATGAGGCCGACTGGAACGGCGTCGACTTCAAGCTCATCGACACCGGCGGCATCGAGATGGGCGACGACGACGCCTTCCAGGGCTCCATCCGCAATCAAGCGCTGGCCGGCGCGAACGAGGCGGACGTCATCCTGTTCCTCGTGGACGGCAAGACCGGGGTCAACGCCGACGACGAGGCCGTTGCGCGCATCCTGCGCAAGACGTCCAAGCCCGTGTTCCTCGTGGTGAACAAGCTGGACACCCCGAACCGTATGGACGAGGTGTGGGAGTTCTACCAGCTAGGCCTGGGCGATCCGTGGCCGGTCTCGGCCATGCACGGCCACGGGACGGGCGACCTCTTGGACGAGGTCGTGAACGAGCTGAAGAAGGTGGACCTGCCCGCCGACGCCGACGAGGAAGACGGCATCAACGTGGCCATCATCGGCCGCCCGAACGCCGGCAAGTCGTCGCTCACGAACAAGCTCACCGCCAACGACCGCTCCATCGTCTCCGACGTGGCGGGCACCACGCGCGACGCCATCGACACCCATATCGTCCACGACGGCCAGCGCTACACCATCGTGGATACCGCGGGCCTGCGCCGCAAGAGCCAGATCGACGAGGACGTGGAGTACTACGGCTTCGTGCGCGCCATGCGAGCCATCGACCGCGCCAACGTTGCGCTGCTGGTCATAGACTCCACGCTGGGCCTCACCGATCAGGATCAACGCGTCGCCGGTTTCGCGGCCGAGCGCGGCTGCGCCATGGTCATCGTGCTGAACAAATGGGATCTCATCGAGGGGCCTGAGGCGAAGGCCGAGATCCGCGAGCGCATCGCCGACCGTCTCACGTTCGTAGGCTATGCTCCGGTCATCGCCATCTCGGCGCTCACGGGCAAGAAGGTCGATCGCATCTGGGACGCCGTGAACGCGGCCTATGAGAACTACAGTCAGACCATCCCCACGAACCGCCTGAACACGTGGCTTGCAGGCATCCGAGAGTTCGGACACACGGTGAGCAAGGGCAAGGCGGTGCTGCGCATGAAGTACGTCACGCAGACGGCTACGTGTCCGCCGCAGTTCACGTTCTTCGCGAACCGCCCGGACCTCGTGGACGACAACTTCGAGCGCTACCTCGAGAACCGCTTGCGCGAGAACTTCGAGCTCGTGGGCACGCCCATCAGGATCAAGTTCAAGAAGAAGGATTAG
- a CDS encoding hybrid sensor histidine kinase/response regulator — MTKRIDGSSLAEAPVWLKAVSGLLLAMLLVSVFAFAGTYSNLNQSINEERVESVQQIGSLISKKLKLLKQGHEEDAEMSARFLTHSGAITMEEVKSLLGDSNETYLLAEDGRCLSLEGQAIVISSTMLTENIHTWEDVKSEFCTVQSKGDFWVFAAPVEGVVVDGMPIAGLLKVVDAQQYADVAILPIFNGQGASYVVDENGVILLRPSDSQANKSFESHNIVQILEKEHVDQAVVDTLRSSLKNCTEAQFLMSFQGDTWLLQSFPDGEGRNIVMAIPVSRTAQKTFEGMQSVIGLVAVIVLIVAMLSISWMYYFVSRNQKVKIESARVNLKSDFLTKMSHDIRTPLNAIMGSNELALRSIDDSKTLKKHLETSRKSGEYLLSIINDMLDLSRIESGKMTMANRPFALPDLLDSIIVLQSGPAEKKGVVLKESSRHLVHERFLGDDTRIKQCLVNLVSNAVKFTPEQGTVLVSCEELAQEGSDSRIRFTVKDTGIGMSESFMKRLFEPFEQEQSSLTSTQIGSGLGLPIVHNLVSLMGGTVHVESAQDAGTTFVVEIPLKPLDEPCRPADDRDSETPRPDYSGTCILLAEDNEMNREIIVDLLSDLGVDVETACNGAEALEMVASSEPGRYALVLMDIQMPVMNGLEAASAIRASGHPDAARLPIIALSAGAFEEDVQRSLHHGMQDHLSKPMNLDDVRDVFHRFIDQQEEPQ; from the coding sequence ATGACGAAGCGCATAGATGGGTCGTCTCTGGCGGAGGCCCCCGTCTGGCTCAAAGCGGTAAGCGGGCTGCTCTTGGCGATGCTGCTGGTCTCGGTTTTCGCCTTCGCGGGAACGTACAGCAACCTCAACCAGTCGATCAACGAGGAGCGCGTCGAGTCCGTGCAGCAGATCGGCAGCCTGATCTCGAAGAAGCTCAAGCTGCTCAAGCAAGGTCACGAGGAGGACGCCGAAATGTCGGCGCGTTTCCTCACGCACTCCGGCGCGATCACCATGGAGGAGGTGAAGAGCCTCCTCGGCGACTCGAACGAGACGTACCTGCTTGCCGAGGACGGGAGGTGCTTGTCGCTTGAAGGGCAGGCCATCGTCATATCGAGCACCATGCTCACCGAGAACATCCATACCTGGGAAGACGTGAAATCCGAGTTCTGCACCGTGCAAAGCAAAGGCGATTTCTGGGTGTTCGCGGCACCCGTCGAAGGCGTCGTCGTCGACGGCATGCCCATCGCAGGCCTTCTCAAGGTGGTGGATGCCCAGCAATACGCCGACGTGGCCATCCTCCCCATCTTCAACGGCCAGGGCGCATCGTATGTCGTGGACGAGAACGGCGTGATCCTGCTGAGGCCTTCGGATTCCCAAGCCAACAAGAGCTTCGAAAGCCACAACATCGTGCAGATCCTCGAAAAGGAGCACGTTGATCAAGCTGTGGTGGACACGCTGAGATCTTCCCTGAAAAACTGCACGGAAGCTCAATTCCTCATGAGCTTCCAAGGCGACACGTGGCTTCTGCAAAGCTTCCCCGACGGCGAGGGCCGCAACATCGTCATGGCCATCCCCGTTTCGAGAACCGCTCAAAAGACCTTCGAGGGCATGCAGAGCGTCATCGGGCTGGTTGCGGTCATCGTGCTGATAGTCGCGATGCTTTCGATCAGCTGGATGTACTACTTCGTAAGCAGGAACCAGAAAGTCAAGATAGAGAGCGCGCGCGTGAACCTGAAGAGCGACTTCTTGACCAAGATGTCGCATGACATACGCACGCCGCTCAACGCCATCATGGGATCCAACGAATTGGCCCTGCGTTCCATAGACGATTCAAAGACCCTGAAAAAACACCTGGAAACCTCGAGGAAATCCGGGGAGTACCTGCTCTCCATCATCAACGACATGCTGGATCTGAGCCGCATAGAAAGCGGAAAGATGACCATGGCGAACCGTCCGTTCGCACTGCCCGATCTTCTGGATTCCATCATCGTTTTGCAAAGCGGTCCTGCCGAGAAGAAGGGCGTGGTGCTCAAGGAGTCTTCGCGCCATCTTGTTCACGAGCGCTTCCTCGGCGACGACACCAGAATCAAGCAATGTTTGGTCAACCTGGTTTCGAACGCGGTGAAATTCACGCCCGAGCAAGGAACCGTCCTGGTTTCTTGCGAAGAGCTCGCACAGGAAGGGTCGGATTCGCGCATACGGTTCACCGTGAAGGACACCGGCATCGGCATGAGCGAGTCGTTCATGAAAAGGCTGTTCGAGCCGTTCGAGCAAGAGCAATCATCCCTCACCTCCACCCAGATCGGCAGCGGATTGGGGCTTCCCATCGTGCACAACCTGGTGAGCCTGATGGGCGGTACCGTGCACGTCGAAAGCGCACAGGACGCAGGCACTACCTTCGTGGTGGAGATACCGTTGAAGCCCCTCGACGAGCCATGCCGCCCCGCAGACGACCGCGATTCGGAAACCCCGAGACCGGACTACAGCGGCACGTGCATCCTGTTGGCGGAAGACAACGAGATGAACCGCGAGATCATCGTCGATCTGCTCTCCGATCTCGGCGTTGACGTGGAAACGGCATGCAACGGCGCCGAAGCGCTCGAAATGGTCGCCTCCTCCGAGCCCGGGCGCTACGCACTCGTGCTCATGGACATCCAGATGCCCGTCATGAACGGACTCGAAGCCGCATCCGCCATCAGGGCGTCGGGCCATCCCGACGCGGCGCGCCTTCCCATCATCGCGCTTTCGGCAGGCGCATTCGAAGAGGACGTGCAGCGTTCCCTGCACCATGGCATGCAGGATCATTTGTCCAAACCGATGAATCTCGACGACGTTCGCGACGTATTCCATCGCTTTATAGACCAACAGGAGGAACCGCAATGA
- a CDS encoding NAD(P)H-hydrate epimerase: MNVYVSNILFAALSFPLIAFFITLPYMIYQYRRFGSIPWLRTLVVYSFAFYLLCAYFLVLLPLPEDRSAVVPYAQTPQLVPLNFVRGFLAETTFSLSDPSTWLAALRDPYVYEAFFNVLLLVPLGMYLRYYFRRTWWQTLAIGFLVTLSFETTQLTGLWGLYEHPYRLFDVDDLMLNTLGAMIGFWTVGPAMRVLPDIRLVNEEAREAGMRASVTKRALSFFIDLAITLAAAGAATAAAEALGARAAVEAAGASWGTAVQAADAVSFAAFFALVPALTRGQTLAQKLLRLRIVRTDAIPARWYQYLARYGLLALFGWAPFALLFGVLDLDAAQVGEMNALAAFAAEHRAAVVGAWTAFMTAWAVSLAVRAVRAGARKRSFVMLNGVLSGTRVMTEAGVELARERRGVLDVDEMAALERAVAEDGTPLAELMDRAGRAVADEVRAWVPDPAPVVVLSGSGNNGGDGWVAARVLAEAGYPVTLVAPDLAERLHAEPARSAALETFARAAEDGLPLSVLIAPDADVLADAVDEAEAVVDALLGTGFSGGEVREPYAGWIRAANRRRFEGKRGKGRGRHRKRTHERGEHERPRRSLPAKAKDAPFAVAADVPSGLSAQTGAAARPTFAADATVTMLAYKPGLVASAGAPWVGAVKLAKLGVDASKYLEAEERA, encoded by the coding sequence ATGAACGTCTACGTCTCCAACATCCTGTTCGCCGCGCTCTCGTTTCCGCTGATCGCCTTCTTCATCACCCTTCCCTACATGATCTACCAGTACCGCAGGTTCGGCTCTATACCCTGGCTGCGCACGCTTGTGGTGTACTCGTTCGCGTTCTACCTCTTATGCGCGTACTTCCTCGTGCTGCTGCCGTTGCCCGAAGACCGCTCGGCCGTCGTGCCCTACGCGCAGACGCCGCAGCTCGTGCCGCTCAACTTCGTGCGCGGGTTCCTGGCCGAAACGACGTTCTCGCTGAGCGATCCGTCCACCTGGCTGGCCGCGCTGCGCGACCCGTACGTCTACGAGGCGTTCTTCAACGTGCTGCTGCTGGTGCCGCTGGGCATGTACCTGCGCTACTATTTCCGCCGCACGTGGTGGCAGACGCTCGCCATCGGTTTTCTGGTGACGCTGTCGTTCGAGACGACCCAGCTCACCGGGCTCTGGGGCCTCTACGAGCATCCGTACCGCCTGTTCGACGTCGACGACCTCATGCTGAACACGCTGGGAGCGATGATCGGATTCTGGACGGTTGGGCCCGCGATGCGCGTGCTGCCCGACATCCGGCTCGTGAACGAGGAGGCGCGCGAGGCGGGCATGCGCGCCAGCGTGACGAAGCGCGCGCTGTCGTTCTTCATCGATCTGGCGATCACCCTGGCTGCGGCCGGGGCGGCGACGGCCGCAGCCGAAGCGCTGGGCGCTCGCGCAGCCGTCGAGGCCGCCGGCGCGAGCTGGGGCACGGCGGTGCAGGCCGCGGACGCGGTATCGTTCGCAGCGTTCTTCGCGCTGGTTCCCGCACTCACCCGCGGGCAGACGCTGGCGCAGAAGCTGCTGAGGCTGCGCATCGTGAGGACGGACGCGATCCCGGCGCGCTGGTACCAGTACCTCGCACGTTACGGGCTGTTGGCGTTGTTCGGCTGGGCGCCGTTCGCGCTGCTGTTCGGCGTGCTGGACCTCGACGCGGCACAGGTCGGCGAGATGAACGCCCTCGCGGCGTTCGCCGCCGAACACCGGGCGGCCGTCGTGGGGGCGTGGACGGCCTTCATGACGGCCTGGGCCGTGTCGCTGGCCGTGCGCGCCGTGCGAGCCGGCGCGAGGAAGCGGTCGTTCGTCATGCTGAACGGCGTGCTGTCGGGAACGCGCGTCATGACGGAGGCCGGCGTGGAGCTGGCGCGCGAGCGCCGCGGCGTGCTCGACGTCGACGAGATGGCCGCGCTCGAGCGTGCCGTGGCCGAGGACGGCACGCCCCTTGCCGAGCTCATGGACCGGGCGGGGCGTGCCGTGGCCGACGAGGTGCGCGCCTGGGTGCCCGACCCGGCGCCGGTCGTGGTGCTTTCAGGATCGGGCAACAACGGCGGCGACGGGTGGGTGGCGGCCCGCGTGCTGGCGGAGGCCGGCTACCCCGTGACGCTGGTCGCCCCCGACCTGGCCGAGCGCCTGCATGCCGAACCGGCGCGTTCCGCGGCGCTGGAAACGTTCGCCCGAGCCGCCGAGGACGGCCTTCCGCTGTCCGTGCTCATCGCGCCCGACGCCGACGTGCTGGCCGATGCCGTCGACGAAGCCGAGGCCGTGGTGGACGCGCTGCTGGGCACCGGTTTCTCCGGCGGCGAGGTACGCGAGCCGTACGCCGGATGGATACGGGCCGCCAACCGCCGGCGCTTCGAGGGGAAGCGCGGCAAGGGCCGCGGGCGGCATCGCAAGCGCACGCACGAGCGAGGCGAGCACGAACGGCCGCGGCGCTCGCTGCCTGCGAAAGCCAAGGACGCCCCGTTCGCCGTGGCGGCAGACGTCCCCAGCGGCCTCTCGGCGCAAACCGGAGCCGCGGCGCGGCCGACGTTCGCCGCCGATGCTACCGTGACGATGCTCGCCTACAAGCCGGGCCTCGTCGCCTCCGCGGGCGCCCCATGGGTCGGCGCCGTGAAGCTGGCGAAGCTCGGCGTGGACGCATCGAAGTACTTGGAAGCCGAAGAGCGGGCGTAA